A window of the Streptomyces albireticuli genome harbors these coding sequences:
- a CDS encoding GNAT family N-acetyltransferase, whose protein sequence is MLTTTTTKVLEPGELDAALAVLDREPVANAFVAARVQVAGLDPWRLGGEMWGWYAGGRLESLCYAGANLVPICAGPEAVRAFADRARRAGRRCSSIVGPAEATAELWSLLEPHWGPAREVRAHQPLMVTHAMPADIQPDPHVRRIRKDEMDVIMPACVAMFTEEVGVSPLAGDGGLLYQARVAELVGAGRSFARIEDGRVVFKAEIGAATTRACQIQGVWVAPEYRGRGLSETGMAAVLRYALREVSPVASLYVNDYNTAARAAYRRVGFREVGAFMSVLF, encoded by the coding sequence GTGTTGACGACGACCACCACCAAGGTCCTGGAGCCCGGTGAACTCGACGCCGCCCTCGCCGTCCTCGACCGCGAACCCGTCGCCAACGCCTTCGTCGCCGCGCGTGTCCAGGTAGCCGGCCTCGACCCCTGGCGGCTCGGCGGCGAGATGTGGGGCTGGTACGCCGGCGGCCGCCTCGAATCCCTCTGCTACGCCGGGGCCAACCTCGTCCCCATCTGCGCCGGCCCCGAGGCCGTCCGCGCCTTCGCCGACCGCGCCCGCCGCGCCGGCCGCCGCTGCTCCTCCATCGTCGGCCCGGCCGAGGCCACCGCCGAGCTGTGGTCCCTGCTCGAACCGCACTGGGGACCCGCCCGCGAGGTCCGCGCCCACCAGCCGCTGATGGTCACCCACGCCATGCCCGCCGACATCCAGCCCGACCCGCACGTCCGCCGCATCCGCAAGGACGAGATGGACGTGATCATGCCGGCCTGCGTGGCGATGTTCACCGAGGAGGTCGGCGTCTCCCCGCTCGCCGGCGACGGCGGACTCCTCTACCAGGCCCGCGTCGCCGAGCTCGTCGGCGCCGGGCGCTCCTTCGCCCGGATCGAGGACGGCCGGGTCGTCTTCAAGGCCGAGATCGGCGCCGCCACCACCCGCGCCTGCCAGATCCAGGGCGTCTGGGTCGCCCCCGAGTACCGCGGCCGCGGCCTCTCCGAGACCGGCATGGCCGCCGTGCTGCGGTACGCCCTGCGCGAGGTCTCCCCGGTGGCCAGCCTCTACGTGAACGACTACAACACCGCGGCCCGGGCCGCCTACCGCCGCGTCGGCTTCCGGGAAGTCGGCGCGTTCATGAGCGTCCTGTTCTGA
- the rimP gene encoding ribosome maturation factor RimP, with protein sequence MSTTQSERLRELLAPLVSARELDLEEVDVTTAGKRRVLRIVVDSDAGVELDECAEVSRAVSEKLDETDAMGGAPYVLEVTSPGADRPLTEHRHYVRATGRLIKAQLTEGGELVARIVAVDDEGLDLEVPGVKGRKPTARRLAFGEIAKARVEIEFNRKSVEKAEKAADETDESQEEA encoded by the coding sequence ATGAGCACCACCCAGAGCGAGAGGCTGCGCGAGCTGCTGGCCCCTCTCGTCAGCGCGCGAGAGCTGGATCTGGAAGAGGTCGACGTGACCACCGCGGGCAAGCGGCGCGTGCTGCGCATCGTGGTGGACTCCGACGCGGGCGTGGAGCTGGACGAGTGCGCCGAGGTCAGCCGCGCGGTCTCCGAGAAGCTCGACGAGACGGACGCCATGGGTGGCGCTCCGTACGTCCTGGAGGTCACCTCCCCCGGCGCGGACCGCCCCCTGACCGAGCACCGGCACTACGTCCGGGCCACCGGCCGCCTGATCAAGGCGCAGCTGACCGAGGGCGGCGAGCTCGTCGCCCGCATCGTCGCGGTGGACGACGAGGGGCTCGACCTGGAGGTGCCCGGCGTGAAGGGGCGCAAGCCCACCGCCCGCAGGCTGGCCTTCGGTGAGATCGCCAAGGCGCGCGTGGAGATCGAGTTCAACCGCAAGTCCGTCGAGAAGGCCGAGAAGGCCGCTGACGAAACCGACGAGAGCCAAGAGGAGGCGTAG
- the nusA gene encoding transcription termination factor NusA, translating into MDIDMSALRGLVREKEISFDLLVEAIESALLIAYHRTEGSRRRARVELDRATGHVTVWAKEDPQDLEEGEEAREFDDTPSGFGRIAATTAKQVILQRLRDAEDEITFGEFAGREGDVVAGIVQQGKDPKNVLVDIGKLEAILPVQEQVPGEEYKHGTRLRTYVVRVAKGVRGPSVTLSRTHPSLVKKLFAMEVPEIADGSVEIAAIAREAGHRTKIAVRSTRSGLNAKGACIGPMGGRVRAVMAELHGEKIDIVDWSDDPAELVAHALSPARVSKVEVVDFGARSARVTVPDYQLSLAIGKEGQNARLAARLTGWRIDIRPDTEQPEQD; encoded by the coding sequence GTGGACATCGACATGAGTGCCCTGCGGGGTCTGGTGCGAGAGAAGGAGATCTCCTTCGACCTGCTGGTCGAGGCGATCGAGTCGGCCCTCCTCATCGCGTACCACCGCACCGAGGGAAGCCGCCGCCGCGCCCGCGTGGAGCTGGACCGGGCCACCGGCCATGTGACGGTCTGGGCCAAGGAGGACCCGCAGGACCTGGAGGAGGGCGAGGAGGCCCGCGAGTTCGACGACACGCCGTCCGGTTTCGGCCGGATCGCCGCGACCACCGCCAAGCAGGTCATCCTCCAGCGTCTGCGCGACGCCGAGGACGAGATCACTTTCGGTGAGTTCGCGGGTCGCGAGGGTGACGTCGTCGCGGGCATCGTCCAGCAGGGCAAGGACCCCAAGAACGTCCTGGTCGACATCGGCAAGCTGGAGGCCATCCTGCCGGTGCAGGAGCAGGTCCCCGGCGAGGAGTACAAGCACGGCACCCGCCTGCGCACGTATGTCGTCCGGGTGGCGAAGGGCGTCCGCGGCCCGTCCGTGACGCTGTCCCGCACGCACCCCAGCCTGGTGAAGAAGCTCTTCGCCATGGAGGTGCCGGAGATCGCCGACGGTTCGGTGGAGATCGCCGCCATCGCCCGCGAGGCCGGCCACCGCACCAAGATCGCGGTGCGCTCGACCCGCTCCGGGCTCAACGCCAAGGGCGCCTGCATCGGCCCGATGGGCGGCCGCGTCCGCGCCGTCATGGCCGAGCTGCACGGCGAGAAGATCGACATCGTCGACTGGTCGGACGACCCGGCCGAGCTGGTGGCGCACGCGCTGTCCCCCGCACGGGTGAGCAAGGTCGAGGTCGTGGACTTCGGCGCGCGCTCCGCACGGGTGACGGTCCCGGACTACCAGCTCTCCCTCGCCATCGGCAAGGAAGGCCAGAACGCCCGGCTCGCCGCCCGCCTCACCGGCTGGCGCATCGACATCCGGCCGGACACCGAGCAGCCGGAACAGGACTGA
- a CDS encoding proline--tRNA ligase has translation MAPVQRMSTTMLKTLRDDPADAETASHKLLVRAGYVRRTSAGVWTWLPMGKKVLENVSRVVREEMDAIGGQEVLLPALLPKEPYEASGRWEEYGDLLFRLKDRKGAEYLLGPTHEEIFTLTVKDQCTSYKDLPVMLYQIQTKYRDEARPRSGVLRGREFQMKDSYSFDTTDEGLAESYRLHREAYTRIFERLGLDYRVVSAVSGAMGGSASEEFLAPAAAGEDTFVDCPACDYAANTEAVTAVVAPADPAGHGPVEELDTPDTPTIESLAEHLGVPASATLKNLLVKIDGEITAIGVPGDREVDLGKLGEHLAPAVVELVTAEDFAGRPDLVRGYVGPQGLKLRYLADPRVAPGTAWVTGANKPDTHARNVVCGRDFEVDQYLDVVVVEQGDPCPRCGAGLEIGRAIEIGHIFQLGRKYADAFGLDVLGPQGKPVRVTMGSYGIGVSRAVAALAEQTHDASGLCWPREVAPADVHIVAAGKALQTELALELAEKLGAAGVRVLVDDRAGVSPGVKFTDAELIGVPTILVVGRGAADGVVELKDRRTGDREELTVAEAVGRLSARV, from the coding sequence ATGGCCCCCGTCCAGCGCATGTCCACGACCATGCTGAAAACCCTGCGTGACGACCCGGCCGACGCCGAGACCGCGAGCCACAAGCTGCTGGTCCGCGCCGGGTACGTCCGCCGTACCTCCGCGGGCGTCTGGACCTGGCTCCCGATGGGCAAGAAGGTGCTGGAGAACGTCTCCCGCGTGGTCCGCGAGGAGATGGACGCCATCGGCGGCCAGGAGGTCCTCCTTCCCGCCCTGCTGCCCAAGGAGCCCTACGAGGCGAGCGGCCGCTGGGAGGAGTACGGCGACCTGCTCTTCCGGCTCAAGGACCGCAAGGGCGCGGAGTACCTGCTCGGGCCGACGCACGAGGAGATCTTCACCCTCACGGTCAAGGACCAGTGCACGTCCTACAAGGACCTGCCGGTGATGCTCTATCAGATCCAGACCAAGTACCGGGACGAGGCGCGCCCCCGCTCGGGCGTGCTGCGCGGCCGCGAGTTCCAGATGAAGGACTCCTACTCCTTCGACACCACGGACGAGGGCCTCGCCGAGTCCTACCGTCTGCACCGCGAGGCCTACACCCGGATCTTCGAGCGGCTCGGCCTCGACTACCGCGTCGTCTCCGCCGTGTCGGGCGCGATGGGCGGCTCGGCGTCCGAGGAGTTCCTCGCCCCGGCCGCGGCCGGCGAGGACACCTTCGTCGACTGCCCCGCCTGCGACTACGCGGCCAACACCGAGGCGGTCACCGCCGTCGTCGCCCCCGCGGACCCCGCCGGGCACGGCCCCGTCGAGGAGCTCGACACCCCCGACACCCCGACCATCGAGTCCCTCGCCGAGCACCTCGGCGTGCCCGCCTCGGCCACCCTCAAGAACCTCCTCGTCAAGATCGACGGCGAGATCACGGCCATCGGCGTGCCCGGCGACCGCGAGGTCGACCTCGGCAAGCTGGGCGAGCACCTGGCGCCCGCCGTCGTCGAGTTGGTGACGGCCGAGGACTTCGCCGGCCGGCCCGACCTCGTCCGCGGCTACGTCGGCCCGCAGGGCCTGAAGCTGCGTTACCTCGCCGACCCGCGCGTGGCCCCCGGCACGGCCTGGGTCACCGGCGCCAACAAGCCCGACACGCACGCCCGCAACGTGGTCTGCGGCCGGGACTTCGAGGTCGACCAGTACCTCGACGTCGTCGTGGTCGAGCAGGGCGACCCCTGCCCCCGCTGCGGCGCCGGCCTGGAGATCGGCCGCGCGATCGAGATCGGCCATATCTTCCAGCTCGGCCGCAAGTACGCGGACGCGTTCGGCCTCGACGTCCTCGGCCCCCAGGGCAAGCCGGTCCGGGTCACCATGGGCTCGTACGGCATCGGCGTCTCGCGCGCAGTCGCCGCCCTCGCCGAGCAGACCCACGACGCCTCCGGCCTCTGCTGGCCCCGCGAGGTCGCCCCGGCGGACGTCCATATCGTCGCGGCCGGCAAGGCCCTCCAGACCGAACTCGCCCTGGAACTCGCGGAGAAGCTGGGCGCGGCGGGCGTGCGCGTCCTGGTCGACGACCGGGCGGGGGTGTCGCCGGGCGTGAAGTTCACGGACGCGGAGCTGATCGGTGTGCCGACGATCCTCGTGGTCGGGCGGGGGGCGGCCGACGGGGTGGTGGAGCTGAAGGACCGCCGGACGGGGGATCGTGAGGAGCTCACGGTCGCGGAGGCGGTCGGGCGGCTGTCGGCGCGGGTCTGA
- a CDS encoding ferritin-like domain-containing protein, with translation MSAARESGGALAAAQAALGAEHAAVYGYGVVGARIGEERAAEAREAFDAHRARRDAMGRAVRELGGEPEAAAAGYALPFPVPDEAGAVRLAAELESRAAGVYADLVRAATGALRRDAAAALRDAAVRSVRWRGDGVAFPGLAERAAAAGPDASPSGSPNRS, from the coding sequence GTGAGCGCCGCCCGGGAGAGCGGCGGGGCGCTGGCGGCGGCGCAGGCCGCGCTCGGCGCCGAGCACGCGGCCGTGTACGGGTACGGGGTCGTCGGCGCCCGGATCGGCGAGGAGCGCGCGGCGGAGGCCCGCGAGGCATTCGACGCGCACCGGGCCCGGCGCGACGCGATGGGCCGCGCGGTCCGCGAGCTGGGAGGCGAGCCGGAGGCCGCGGCGGCCGGGTACGCGCTGCCGTTCCCGGTGCCGGACGAGGCGGGCGCGGTACGGCTGGCGGCGGAGCTGGAGAGCCGCGCCGCGGGCGTCTACGCCGATCTCGTACGAGCCGCCACCGGCGCCCTGCGCCGGGACGCGGCGGCGGCGCTGCGGGACGCGGCGGTGCGGTCGGTGCGGTGGCGCGGCGACGGCGTAGCCTTCCCTGGGCTCGCCGAGCGGGCCGCCGCGGCCGGGCCGGACGCCTCGCCGAGCGGGTCGCCGAACCGGTCCTGA
- a CDS encoding YlxR family protein, protein MSGRTHARACPERTCVGCRERAAKGDLLRIVKIEGECVPDPRGTLPGRGASVHPTLVCLDLAVRRRAFPRAFKSPGPLGTAELRQYIERAEE, encoded by the coding sequence GTGTCTGGCCGGACGCATGCCCGCGCATGCCCTGAGCGAACCTGCGTGGGATGCCGGGAGCGAGCGGCCAAGGGCGATCTGTTGCGGATCGTGAAGATCGAGGGCGAGTGCGTCCCCGATCCTCGCGGTACGCTGCCCGGCCGGGGTGCTTCCGTGCACCCGACACTGGTCTGTCTCGACCTGGCGGTCCGCCGCCGGGCGTTCCCCCGGGCCTTCAAAAGCCCGGGTCCGCTCGGCACCGCGGAACTGCGCCAGTACATCGAACGGGCCGAGGAATAG
- a CDS encoding aminoglycoside phosphotransferase family protein: MNNANYRLEPPERLVRTLSSQPADGVARRWLAALPETAQDYLARWELTPERVQTPGGRTSVVVLVRQADGTPAVLKLCPPDGTAALEHAALERWDGRCAVRVLRADAGALLLERLHGDISLRSLAEAKAQLEAAAVLQRLWVPPAAPAGPAHPFPELTAHAAGLAETLRERRELPVAADVRALADEALELVTALTESAGEGGDAVLLHGEYHQGTVLSGDRAPWLAIAPRPLVGERAYDLAWLVRDRADTLLASPGAAAAARRRVAKLADSLEVDAERLRGWAVVRAVCEGVGELSVGVRGRGELMLEFAGLL; this comes from the coding sequence ATGAACAACGCGAACTACCGCCTCGAACCGCCGGAGCGGCTGGTGCGCACCCTGAGCTCACAGCCCGCGGACGGGGTGGCCCGCCGCTGGCTGGCGGCACTGCCGGAGACCGCCCAGGACTACCTCGCCCGCTGGGAGCTGACGCCCGAAAGGGTGCAGACGCCCGGCGGCCGGACGAGCGTCGTCGTCCTGGTACGCCAGGCGGACGGCACGCCCGCCGTGCTCAAGCTCTGCCCTCCCGACGGCACGGCCGCGCTCGAACACGCGGCGCTGGAGCGGTGGGACGGCCGGTGCGCGGTGCGGGTGCTGCGGGCGGACGCGGGGGCGCTGCTCCTGGAACGGCTGCACGGTGACATCAGCCTGCGCTCGCTGGCCGAGGCGAAGGCCCAGCTGGAGGCCGCCGCGGTGCTCCAGCGGCTGTGGGTGCCGCCCGCCGCGCCCGCCGGTCCGGCCCACCCGTTCCCCGAGCTGACCGCGCACGCGGCCGGCCTGGCGGAGACCCTGCGCGAGCGCCGCGAGCTGCCCGTGGCGGCGGACGTACGGGCGCTGGCCGACGAGGCCCTGGAGCTGGTGACCGCTCTGACGGAGAGCGCCGGCGAGGGTGGTGACGCGGTGCTGCTGCACGGCGAGTACCACCAGGGCACGGTCCTGTCCGGCGACCGCGCGCCCTGGCTGGCCATCGCCCCGCGCCCGCTGGTCGGCGAGCGCGCGTACGACCTGGCCTGGCTGGTCCGCGACCGCGCGGACACCCTCCTGGCCTCCCCCGGTGCGGCGGCCGCGGCGCGGCGGCGGGTGGCGAAGCTGGCGGATTCGCTGGAGGTGGACGCGGAGCGGTTGCGCGGGTGGGCGGTGGTCCGGGCGGTGTGCGAGGGGGTCGGGGAGCTGTCGGTGGGGGTTCGGGGGCGGGGTGAACTGATGCTGGAGTTCGCGGGGTTGTTGTGA
- a CDS encoding GNAT family N-acetyltransferase yields the protein MDDIAVGNLDLAARVDDALAVQALAFGLSDEEIAVRRHIVLRHLTSPGARALGATTAGGRLVGFVYGMPNDRAHWWSGVVEPYLRATGSEGWLDNAFVITELHVHPDFQKRGIGRSLITTLTGSAAEPRSILSAIDMESPARALYRSLGYRDLARPVIFPSAPSPYVVMGAPLPLRERP from the coding sequence ATGGATGACATCGCGGTCGGGAACCTCGACCTCGCCGCGCGGGTGGACGACGCGCTGGCCGTGCAGGCGCTGGCCTTCGGGCTCAGCGACGAAGAGATCGCTGTACGGCGCCACATCGTGCTCCGGCACCTGACGTCACCGGGCGCGCGGGCCCTCGGGGCCACCACGGCGGGCGGCCGGCTCGTCGGCTTCGTCTACGGCATGCCCAACGACCGCGCCCACTGGTGGTCCGGCGTCGTCGAACCGTATCTGCGCGCCACCGGCTCCGAGGGCTGGCTCGACAACGCCTTCGTCATCACCGAGCTGCACGTCCACCCCGACTTCCAGAAGCGGGGGATCGGCCGCTCCCTCATCACCACCCTCACCGGGAGCGCGGCCGAACCGCGCAGCATCCTCTCCGCCATCGACATGGAGAGCCCGGCCCGCGCCCTCTACCGCAGCCTCGGCTACCGCGACCTCGCCCGCCCGGTGATCTTCCCCAGCGCGCCGAGCCCGTACGTGGTGATGGGCGCGCCGCTGCCGCTGCGCGAGCGGCCGTGA
- the infB gene encoding translation initiation factor IF-2 → MAKVRVYELAKEFGVESKVVMAKLQELGEFVRSASSTIEAPVVRKLTDALQGPGGNAKSAAKPAAPRKAAPAKPGAPTPGAPRPAAPAPKPAAETPSSSPKPAGAAPTPGPRPGPKPAPAKPAPVTPVPAAEFSAPAPAAPAQQAPSGPRPGATPGPRPARPAPAGRDGGQRDGGRPERGPRPGGQGQGAPRPGGARPAGPRPGNNPFTSGGSTGMARPQAPRPGGAPRPGGQGAPGAPRPQGGPGGAPRPQGQGGARPTPGGMPRPQGGPGGAPRPGGGPAGNRPNPGMMPQRPAAGPRPGPGGGGRGPGGGAGRPGGAGRPGGGFAGRPAGPGGGGRPGGGGGFAGRPGGGGAPGGGGGFGGRPGFGGRPGGPGARGGTQGAFGRPGGPARRGRKSKRQRRQEYEAMQAPSVGGVMLPRGGGETIRLSRGASLTDFAEKIGANPASLVAVMMNLGEMVTATQSVSDETLTLLGDEMNYQVQIVSPEEEDRELLESFSIEFGENEGGEEMLVSRPPVVTVMGHVDHGKTRLLDAIRKTNVIAGEAGGITQHIGAYQVATEVNGEERAITFIDTPGHEAFTAMRARGAKSTDIAILVVAANDGVMPQTIEALNHAKAADVPIVVAVNKIDVEGADPTKVRGQLTEFGLVAEEYGGDTMFVDISAKQGLHIDSLLEAVVLTADASLDLRANAEQDAQGIAIEAHLDRGRGAVATVLVQRGTLRVGDTMVAGDAYGRVRAMLDDKGQNVEEAGPSTPVLVLGLTNVPGAGDNFLVVDEDRTARQIAEKRAARERNAAFAKRTRRVSLEDLDKVLKAGEIQQLNLIIKGDASGSVEALESSLLQLDVGEEVDIRVLHRGVGAVTESDINLASGSDAIVIGFNVRAEGRATQMADREGVDVRYYSVIYQAIEEIEAALKGMLKPEYEEVELGTAEIREIYRSSKLGNIAGVLIRSGEVKRNTKARLIRDGKVIAEDLTIQGLRRFKDDVTEIREGYEGGINLGNFNDIKVDDVIATYEMREKPRG, encoded by the coding sequence GTGGCTAAGGTCCGGGTATACGAACTCGCCAAGGAGTTCGGAGTGGAGAGCAAGGTCGTCATGGCCAAGCTCCAAGAACTTGGTGAATTCGTCCGTTCGGCGTCCTCGACTATCGAGGCGCCGGTCGTCCGCAAGTTGACTGACGCATTGCAGGGACCGGGCGGCAACGCCAAGTCCGCTGCGAAGCCCGCGGCGCCGCGCAAGGCCGCGCCCGCGAAGCCGGGTGCCCCCACTCCGGGCGCCCCCCGTCCCGCCGCACCGGCCCCGAAGCCGGCGGCGGAGACCCCCTCGTCCAGCCCCAAGCCCGCGGGCGCCGCGCCGACCCCCGGCCCGCGTCCCGGCCCGAAGCCCGCTCCGGCCAAGCCCGCGCCGGTCACCCCGGTGCCCGCCGCGGAGTTCTCCGCGCCGGCTCCGGCCGCCCCGGCCCAGCAGGCCCCCTCCGGCCCGCGCCCCGGCGCCACCCCCGGCCCGCGTCCGGCTCGTCCGGCGCCCGCCGGTCGTGACGGCGGTCAGCGTGACGGCGGCCGTCCCGAGCGCGGTCCGCGCCCCGGCGGCCAGGGCCAGGGTGCCCCGCGCCCCGGTGGCGCCCGTCCGGCCGGTCCCCGTCCGGGCAACAACCCCTTCACCTCCGGTGGCTCCACGGGCATGGCCCGTCCGCAGGCCCCTCGTCCCGGTGGCGCGCCGCGCCCCGGCGGCCAGGGTGCCCCGGGCGCTCCGCGTCCGCAGGGCGGCCCGGGTGGCGCTCCGCGTCCCCAGGGTCAGGGCGGCGCTCGTCCGACCCCCGGTGGTATGCCTCGTCCGCAGGGCGGTCCCGGTGGCGCTCCGCGTCCCGGCGGCGGTCCCGCGGGTAACCGCCCGAACCCGGGCATGATGCCGCAGCGTCCGGCTGCCGGCCCGCGTCCGGGCCCCGGTGGCGGCGGTCGCGGTCCCGGCGGCGGCGCGGGTCGTCCCGGCGGTGCCGGTCGTCCCGGCGGCGGCTTCGCCGGCCGTCCGGCCGGTCCCGGCGGCGGCGGTCGTCCCGGTGGCGGCGGCGGTTTCGCCGGTCGTCCCGGTGGCGGTGGCGCTCCCGGTGGTGGCGGCGGCTTCGGCGGTCGTCCCGGTTTCGGTGGCCGTCCCGGCGGTCCCGGTGCCCGTGGTGGCACGCAGGGTGCGTTCGGCCGTCCCGGCGGTCCGGCGCGTCGTGGCCGTAAGTCGAAGCGGCAGAGGCGCCAGGAGTACGAGGCCATGCAGGCCCCGTCCGTCGGCGGCGTGATGCTGCCCCGCGGTGGCGGCGAGACCATTCGCCTGTCCCGTGGTGCCTCCCTCACCGACTTCGCGGAGAAGATCGGCGCCAACCCGGCGTCGCTCGTCGCCGTGATGATGAACCTCGGCGAGATGGTCACCGCGACCCAGTCGGTGTCCGACGAGACGCTGACGCTCCTCGGTGACGAGATGAACTACCAGGTTCAGATCGTCAGCCCCGAGGAGGAGGACCGCGAGCTGCTCGAGTCGTTCTCCATCGAGTTCGGTGAGAACGAGGGCGGCGAGGAGATGCTCGTCTCCCGTCCGCCGGTCGTCACCGTCATGGGTCACGTCGACCACGGTAAGACCCGACTGCTCGACGCCATCCGCAAGACGAACGTCATCGCGGGCGAGGCCGGCGGCATCACGCAGCACATCGGTGCGTACCAGGTCGCCACCGAGGTCAACGGCGAAGAGCGCGCGATCACCTTCATCGACACCCCGGGTCACGAGGCGTTCACCGCCATGCGTGCCCGTGGTGCCAAGTCGACCGACATCGCGATCCTCGTGGTGGCGGCCAACGACGGTGTCATGCCGCAGACGATCGAGGCGCTGAACCACGCCAAGGCGGCCGACGTGCCGATCGTGGTCGCGGTCAACAAGATCGACGTCGAGGGCGCCGACCCGACCAAGGTGCGCGGTCAGCTCACCGAGTTCGGTCTGGTGGCCGAGGAGTACGGCGGCGACACCATGTTCGTCGACATCTCCGCCAAGCAGGGCCTGCACATCGACAGCCTGCTGGAGGCCGTGGTCCTCACCGCGGACGCGTCGCTCGACCTGCGCGCCAACGCGGAGCAGGACGCGCAGGGTATTGCGATCGAGGCCCACCTCGACCGCGGTCGCGGCGCCGTGGCCACCGTGCTCGTCCAGCGCGGTACCCTCCGCGTCGGCGACACGATGGTCGCCGGTGACGCCTACGGCCGTGTCCGCGCGATGCTCGACGACAAGGGCCAGAACGTGGAAGAGGCGGGTCCGTCGACCCCGGTCCTCGTCCTCGGTCTGACCAACGTCCCGGGCGCCGGCGACAACTTCCTCGTCGTCGACGAGGACCGCACGGCCCGCCAGATCGCCGAGAAGCGCGCGGCGCGCGAGCGCAACGCCGCCTTCGCCAAGCGCACCCGCCGGGTGTCCCTCGAGGACCTCGACAAGGTGCTCAAGGCCGGCGAGATCCAGCAGCTCAACCTCATCATCAAGGGTGACGCGTCCGGTTCGGTCGAGGCTCTCGAGTCCTCGCTGCTCCAGCTCGATGTGGGCGAGGAGGTCGACATCCGCGTGCTGCACCGTGGCGTGGGTGCGGTCACCGAGTCCGACATCAACCTGGCGTCCGGCTCCGACGCGATCGTCATCGGCTTCAACGTCCGTGCGGAAGGCCGTGCCACGCAGATGGCCGACCGCGAGGGCGTCGACGTCCGGTACTACTCGGTCATCTACCAGGCGATCGAGGAGATCGAGGCGGCCCTCAAGGGCATGCTGAAGCCCGAGTACGAAGAGGTCGAGCTCGGTACGGCGGAGATCCGCGAGATCTACCGCTCGTCCAAGCTGGGCAACATCGCGGGTGTCCTCATCCGCTCGGGCGAGGTCAAGCGCAACACCAAGGCGCGCCTCATCCGCGACGGCAAGGTCATCGCAGAGGACCTCACGATCCAGGGTCTGCGCCGCTTCAAGGACGACGTCACCGAGATCCGCGAAGGCTACGAGGGTGGTATCAACCTCGGAAACTTCAACGACATCAAGGTCGACGACGTCATCGCGACGTACGAGATGCGGGAGAAGCCGCGCGGCTGA
- a CDS encoding DUF503 domain-containing protein codes for MYVGTLSFDLLLGDVRSLKEKRSVVRPIVAELHRKFAVSVAEVGDQDLYRRAEIGLAAVSGDPGHLTDLLDRCERWVAGRPEVELLSVRRRFHGAHDD; via the coding sequence ATGTATGTAGGGACGCTGTCCTTCGACCTCCTCCTCGGCGACGTACGGTCGCTGAAGGAGAAGCGCTCCGTCGTCCGACCGATCGTCGCCGAGCTGCACCGCAAGTTCGCGGTCAGTGTGGCGGAGGTGGGCGACCAGGACCTGTACCGCCGGGCCGAGATCGGCCTGGCGGCGGTCTCCGGGGATCCGGGGCACCTCACCGACCTGCTGGACCGCTGCGAGCGCTGGGTCGCCGGGCGGCCCGAAGTGGAGCTGCTCTCGGTCAGGCGGCGGTTCCACGGCGCCCATGACGACTGA